Proteins encoded within one genomic window of Alcanivorax sp. REN37:
- a CDS encoding protein-L-isoaspartate(D-aspartate) O-methyltransferase, translating into MTSARTRERLIGRLREQGVADERVLEIIRTTPRHLFIDEALAHQAYDDTALPIGHGQTISQPWVVARMTELLVARALPERVLEVGTGSGYQTAVLAGVARQIWSVERIRPLQELARRRLSELGLLPRVQLRHADGGLGWPDAAPFDGILAACARADIPDDLLAQLADGGRLVMPVGDGAAQWLTVVDRCGDEFQVQRLDPVRFVPFQRGVLR; encoded by the coding sequence ATGACTTCCGCTCGGACCCGCGAGCGGCTGATCGGCCGTCTGCGGGAGCAGGGCGTGGCAGACGAGCGGGTGCTGGAAATCATCCGTACCACCCCGCGTCATCTGTTCATCGACGAGGCCTTGGCGCACCAAGCCTATGACGACACCGCGCTGCCGATCGGCCATGGCCAGACCATTTCCCAGCCGTGGGTGGTGGCGCGCATGACGGAGTTGCTGGTGGCGCGGGCGCTGCCGGAGCGGGTGCTGGAAGTGGGCACCGGCAGCGGTTACCAGACCGCGGTGCTGGCCGGTGTGGCGCGGCAGATCTGGTCGGTGGAGCGCATTCGCCCGTTGCAGGAACTGGCGCGGCGGCGGCTGTCTGAACTTGGTCTGTTGCCACGGGTCCAACTGCGTCACGCCGACGGCGGCCTCGGCTGGCCGGATGCGGCGCCTTTCGACGGCATTCTGGCGGCGTGCGCACGTGCTGATATTCCCGATGACCTGCTGGCGCAATTGGCCGACGGCGGCCGGCTGGTAATGCCGGTGGGAGACGGCGCCGCGCAATGGCTGACGGTAGTGGATCGCTGCGGCGATGAATTCCAGGTGCAGCGGCTGGACCCGGTGCGCTTCGTTCCGTTTCAACGTGGAGTATTGCGATGA
- the truD gene encoding tRNA pseudouridine(13) synthase TruD translates to MTPTPGAHGAVPASGVLRSRPDDFIVDEQMGFAPDGEGEHLWLQLCKVNWNTTDLALALARMAKLPLRAVGYSGLKDRQAVTTQWFSLHLPGREDPDLSALPDGVTLVSAARHRRKLNRGTHRANRFDLRLRQADGDVAAVAERAALIRAQGVPNYFGVQRFGRYGDNAERATAWLLGEGEAPRKQALRSLWLSAVRSDLFNQVLAERVRQDNWQRWLPGDILQLDGRSALFQGDDDPQVAARVAAGEVHPTAPLPGDGGMSSSGLCAALEASVLAPSSAVIAALASHQVSAARRATRLPVADLQVDWEADQVLRVQMSLPAGAFATTVLAELVALRQMDNHGE, encoded by the coding sequence ATGACGCCGACACCGGGCGCCCATGGCGCCGTGCCGGCCAGCGGGGTACTGCGCAGTCGGCCAGACGATTTCATTGTCGATGAGCAGATGGGGTTTGCCCCCGATGGTGAGGGCGAGCACCTGTGGCTGCAGCTTTGCAAGGTCAATTGGAATACCACCGATCTGGCGCTGGCGCTGGCGCGCATGGCCAAGTTGCCGCTGCGAGCGGTGGGTTACAGCGGCCTCAAAGACCGCCAAGCGGTCACCACCCAATGGTTCAGCCTGCATTTGCCGGGGCGCGAGGACCCGGACCTGTCCGCGTTGCCCGATGGTGTGACGCTGGTGTCGGCGGCGCGCCACCGGCGCAAGCTCAACCGCGGCACCCACCGCGCCAACCGTTTTGATCTGCGTCTGCGCCAGGCTGACGGCGACGTCGCGGCAGTGGCCGAGCGCGCCGCACTGATTCGTGCCCAGGGGGTGCCCAACTATTTTGGCGTCCAGCGGTTTGGCCGCTACGGTGATAATGCCGAGCGTGCCACCGCCTGGCTGCTGGGCGAGGGCGAGGCGCCACGCAAGCAGGCGCTGCGCAGCTTGTGGTTGTCGGCGGTGCGCTCCGACCTGTTCAACCAAGTGTTGGCGGAGCGGGTGCGGCAGGATAATTGGCAGCGCTGGTTGCCCGGCGACATCCTTCAGCTCGATGGTCGCAGTGCGCTGTTCCAGGGCGATGACGATCCGCAGGTGGCAGCCCGGGTAGCTGCCGGCGAGGTGCATCCCACCGCGCCTTTGCCCGGTGACGGCGGCATGTCATCATCCGGCCTTTGTGCCGCGCTGGAAGCGTCGGTGCTGGCGCCCAGCAGTGCGGTGATTGCGGCCTTGGCCAGCCATCAAGTGAGTGCCGCTCGGCGTGCCACCCGGCTGCCGGTGGCCGACCTACAGGTGGACTGGGAAGCCGACCAGGTGTTGCGGGTGCAGATGAGCTTGCCTGCCGGCGCCTTTGCTACCACCGTGCTGGCGGAATTGGTGGCGTTGCGGCAGATGGACAACCACGGGGAATAG
- the kdsA gene encoding 3-deoxy-8-phosphooctulonate synthase, with protein sequence MTTQKIIEVGGLKIGNDLPFVLFGGMNVLESRDMAMQVAEQYAEVTSKLGIPWVFKASFDKANRSSLNSYRGPGLDEGLKIFEEVKATFGCPLLTDVHEPWQAAPAAEVIDILQLPAFLARQTDLVVAMARTGRVINIKKPQFLAPREMGHILHKCEEAGNSELILCERGSSFGYNNLVVDMLGFGLMKQFGYPVFFDVTHALQMPGGRSDSAGGRRQQVAELARAGMSQGLAGLFLEAHPDPDQAKCDGPCALRLDRLEPFLAQMQALDALVKSFPSFDNR encoded by the coding sequence ATGACCACGCAGAAAATCATTGAGGTCGGCGGCCTGAAAATCGGCAACGACCTGCCGTTCGTACTGTTCGGCGGCATGAACGTCCTTGAGTCCCGCGACATGGCGATGCAAGTCGCTGAGCAGTACGCCGAAGTCACCAGCAAACTCGGCATTCCGTGGGTATTCAAGGCGTCGTTCGATAAAGCCAACCGTTCCTCGCTCAACTCCTACCGGGGACCGGGGCTGGACGAAGGGCTGAAGATTTTCGAAGAGGTCAAAGCCACCTTCGGCTGTCCGCTGCTCACCGACGTGCATGAGCCGTGGCAGGCCGCACCGGCGGCAGAAGTGATTGATATCCTGCAGTTGCCGGCGTTTCTTGCTCGGCAAACCGACCTCGTGGTGGCCATGGCACGCACCGGGCGGGTGATAAACATCAAAAAGCCGCAGTTCTTGGCGCCCCGTGAAATGGGCCACATCCTGCACAAGTGCGAAGAAGCCGGAAACAGCGAGCTGATTCTGTGCGAACGCGGCAGCAGTTTCGGTTACAACAACCTGGTGGTGGACATGCTCGGCTTCGGCCTGATGAAGCAGTTTGGCTACCCGGTGTTCTTCGACGTGACCCACGCCCTGCAAATGCCCGGCGGCCGTTCTGACTCCGCCGGCGGTCGTCGCCAGCAGGTGGCAGAATTGGCGCGGGCGGGCATGTCGCAAGGTCTGGCCGGGCTGTTCTTGGAAGCCCACCCAGACCCCGACCAAGCCAAATGCGACGGCCCTTGTGCCCTGCGCCTCGACCGTCTGGAGCCGTTCCTGGCCCAGATGCAGGCGCTGGACGCGTTGGTGAAATCCTTTCCTTCGTTTGACAATCGCTAA
- a CDS encoding FtsB family cell division protein produces the protein MNRVTGPRLLLALLLVTLLALQLRLWFGEGSLRHGLALQQNVAELEQETERLRDRNRLMAADVADLKQGLDTVEEIARRDLGLIRDGETFYLVLDRDVAQ, from the coding sequence ATGAACCGGGTGACCGGACCGCGGCTGCTGCTGGCACTGCTGCTGGTCACCTTGCTGGCCTTACAGTTGCGGCTGTGGTTCGGCGAAGGCAGCCTGCGCCATGGTTTGGCGCTGCAACAGAACGTGGCGGAGCTGGAGCAGGAGACCGAGCGCCTGCGCGACCGCAACCGCCTTATGGCCGCTGATGTGGCCGATCTCAAACAGGGCCTCGACACCGTGGAAGAAATCGCCCGGCGTGATTTGGGCCTGATCCGCGATGGCGAGACCTTCTACTTGGTGCTCGATCGCGATGTTGCCCAGTGA
- the tilS gene encoding tRNA lysidine(34) synthetase TilS — protein MHSSAPFPHRPEQEAAWLAALAAPLQALPAPLVVAVSGGLDSTVLLAALVRAGLGPRLKVVHVAHGLQAAAEPWPQHVQQQAAAWGLACTLCRVQVAVGGSVEEQARRARHQALLAEAPAGGAVLLAHHLDDQAETVLLRLLRGSGSAGLAAMAPVSARAGRWLHRPLLGYRRQQLELLAARWQLQWVDDPTNAADDMDRNFLRNRILPQLEQRFAGTAATLARAATLQQDSLELLDQRAAEDLAALARADGSLCLAQLAQLSPARQRNLLHGWLRRERLRAPPLKVLERVRSELLTAEADRQPQVPVGAVVFRRHRHGLYLLAELEQQPLSAQPLPSADACCGAVQLQWVSGDDVQDERDWPLPAGGDWQLGPAVAGLHWRQHGRQREVREQWRAAGVPPWQRQRLPVLWRDGMPWAVAGLGVSDAAWAARADAERWLRVTPAPPCHPASRPAGALWA, from the coding sequence ATGCACAGCAGCGCTCCTTTTCCCCACCGTCCTGAACAGGAAGCCGCTTGGCTGGCGGCCTTGGCGGCGCCGTTGCAGGCGCTGCCAGCGCCGTTGGTGGTGGCGGTCAGTGGTGGGCTGGATTCCACCGTGTTGCTGGCGGCGCTGGTGCGCGCTGGACTCGGCCCGCGTTTGAAAGTGGTGCACGTCGCCCACGGCTTGCAGGCCGCGGCCGAGCCTTGGCCGCAGCACGTACAGCAGCAGGCAGCGGCCTGGGGACTGGCCTGTACCCTGTGTCGGGTGCAGGTGGCGGTGGGCGGCAGTGTGGAAGAGCAGGCGCGTCGCGCCCGCCACCAAGCGCTGTTAGCCGAGGCCCCAGCCGGCGGCGCCGTGTTGTTGGCTCATCATCTGGACGATCAGGCTGAAACAGTGTTGCTGCGATTGCTGCGCGGCAGTGGCAGTGCCGGGTTGGCGGCCATGGCGCCAGTCAGTGCTCGCGCTGGGCGCTGGCTGCACCGGCCGCTGCTGGGCTATCGACGCCAGCAGTTGGAGCTGTTGGCGGCGCGCTGGCAGTTGCAGTGGGTGGACGATCCCACCAACGCTGCCGACGACATGGACCGCAACTTTCTGCGCAACCGCATTCTGCCGCAGTTGGAACAACGCTTTGCCGGCACCGCCGCCACCTTGGCGCGGGCCGCGACGTTGCAGCAGGACAGCTTAGAGCTGCTCGATCAGCGCGCCGCCGAGGACCTAGCGGCGTTAGCACGGGCGGATGGTAGCTTGTGTCTGGCGCAATTGGCGCAACTGTCGCCAGCCCGCCAGCGCAACCTTTTGCACGGCTGGCTGCGCCGTGAACGGCTGCGGGCACCGCCACTGAAAGTGCTGGAACGGGTGCGCAGCGAACTGCTCACCGCCGAGGCCGACCGCCAGCCGCAGGTACCAGTGGGCGCGGTGGTATTCCGGCGTCACCGGCACGGACTGTACTTGTTGGCAGAGCTAGAGCAGCAACCGCTTTCAGCACAGCCGTTACCGAGCGCCGATGCCTGCTGCGGCGCGGTGCAGTTGCAGTGGGTGAGTGGCGACGATGTGCAGGATGAGCGCGACTGGCCGTTGCCAGCCGGCGGCGATTGGCAGCTGGGCCCGGCGGTAGCCGGCCTGCACTGGCGCCAGCATGGACGCCAGCGGGAGGTGCGCGAACAATGGCGGGCGGCGGGCGTGCCGCCTTGGCAACGTCAGCGACTGCCTGTGCTGTGGCGTGATGGCATGCCGTGGGCCGTGGCTGGCCTGGGTGTCTCGGATGCCGCCTGGGCGGCGCGCGCCGACGCTGAGCGCTGGTTGCGGGTGACTCCAGCGCCGCCGTGCCACCCGGCGTCGCGGCCTGCGGGCGCATTGTGGGCCTGA
- the ispD gene encoding 2-C-methyl-D-erythritol 4-phosphate cytidylyltransferase: MPAAGHGSRMAADLPKQYLKLDQRTVAEHSVARLLDSVPLQALVVVVAADDPLWPQLPVASRAGVVTAFGGPTRAESVLNGLAALPGAGDHDWVLVHDMARPCVRAADIRRLIEECGSDGAILAAPVADTLKQSDGSRILATLDRSTVWRALTPQLFPVGALRAALQTALQAGAEITDEASAMERAGWQPRLVAGAADNIKITWPADLPLARFFLAQQQQEHA, encoded by the coding sequence ATGCCCGCTGCTGGCCATGGCAGTCGCATGGCCGCAGACCTGCCCAAGCAATACCTCAAACTGGATCAGCGCACGGTGGCGGAGCACAGCGTGGCGCGGCTGCTCGATAGTGTGCCGTTGCAGGCATTGGTGGTGGTGGTGGCCGCCGACGATCCGCTGTGGCCGCAGTTGCCAGTGGCGTCTCGTGCCGGTGTGGTAACCGCGTTCGGTGGCCCAACTCGGGCCGAATCAGTGCTCAACGGCTTGGCGGCGCTGCCCGGTGCCGGCGACCACGATTGGGTGCTGGTGCACGACATGGCGCGCCCTTGCGTGCGCGCGGCGGACATTCGGCGCTTGATCGAGGAGTGCGGCAGCGACGGCGCCATCCTCGCCGCGCCGGTGGCCGATACCCTCAAGCAAAGCGACGGCAGCCGCATTCTTGCGACCCTGGACCGCAGCACGGTGTGGCGCGCGTTGACGCCGCAATTGTTCCCGGTGGGTGCACTGCGCGCTGCGCTGCAAACCGCACTGCAAGCCGGTGCCGAGATCACCGACGAGGCCTCTGCCATGGAACGCGCAGGTTGGCAGCCGCGATTGGTGGCCGGCGCCGCCGACAATATCAAGATCACCTGGCCGGCGGACTTGCCGCTGGCGCGGTTCTTCCTTGCCCAGCAACAACAGGAGCACGCATGA
- a CDS encoding acetyl-CoA carboxylase carboxyltransferase subunit alpha: protein MNPNFLEFEQPIADLEAKIEDLRLVGNAPEVNISEEIAKLQEKSIALTESIFKNLSSWQISQLSRHPQRPYTLDYISRIFDQFDELHGDRTFADDAAIVGGLARLEGRAVMVIGHQKGRAVKEKVRRNFGMPKPEGYRKALRLMEMAERFKLPILTFVDTPGAYPGIDAEERGQSEAIARNLLVASALKVPMIATVIGEGGSGGALAIGVCDHLQMMQYSTYAAISPEGCASILWRSADKAPEAAEAMGLTAGRLHEQGIVDEVIEEPLGGAHRDHDLAAQRLRKSLIKALARLDDLDTTELVDRRYARLMSYGNVTHGA, encoded by the coding sequence ATGAACCCGAATTTCCTCGAATTCGAACAGCCCATCGCTGATTTGGAAGCCAAGATCGAGGACCTGCGACTGGTGGGCAATGCGCCGGAGGTGAACATCTCCGAAGAGATCGCGAAGCTCCAGGAAAAGAGCATCGCGCTGACCGAGAGCATTTTCAAAAATCTCTCTTCCTGGCAGATCTCCCAGTTGTCCCGCCATCCGCAGCGTCCGTACACGCTCGATTACATCAGCCGCATCTTCGACCAGTTCGATGAGCTGCATGGTGACCGCACCTTCGCTGACGACGCCGCCATTGTCGGTGGTCTGGCACGGCTGGAAGGCCGTGCGGTGATGGTGATCGGCCACCAGAAAGGCCGCGCGGTGAAAGAAAAGGTGCGTCGTAACTTCGGCATGCCGAAACCGGAAGGCTACCGCAAAGCATTGCGACTGATGGAAATGGCGGAGCGCTTCAAGCTGCCGATCCTGACCTTCGTCGACACCCCCGGTGCTTACCCCGGCATCGACGCTGAAGAGCGCGGCCAAAGCGAGGCGATTGCCCGCAACCTGCTGGTGGCCTCGGCGCTGAAAGTGCCGATGATTGCCACCGTGATCGGTGAAGGCGGCTCCGGCGGGGCGCTGGCGATCGGTGTCTGCGATCACTTGCAGATGATGCAGTATTCCACCTATGCGGCCATTTCCCCGGAAGGCTGTGCTTCGATTCTGTGGCGCAGCGCCGACAAGGCGCCGGAAGCCGCTGAAGCGATGGGGCTGACCGCCGGCCGACTGCACGAGCAGGGCATTGTCGACGAAGTGATCGAAGAGCCGCTTGGTGGCGCCCATCGCGACCACGATCTGGCGGCTCAGCGCTTGCGCAAGAGTCTGATCAAGGCCTTGGCGCGACTGGATGATCTGGATACCACCGAACTGGTGGACCGCCGCTATGCGCGGCTGATGTCCTACGGCAACGTGACCCACGGCGCCTGA
- a CDS encoding DUF368 domain-containing protein yields MSRWLGVYLRGMAMGAADVVPGVSGGTIALVVGVYEELIRTLSGLSPALLRVWREQGFAAAWRAGNLGFLVSLLAGILSAIVLLAQLVSHLIVAHPVPLWSFFLGLIVASIFVLLRPIPWDRMRNWLLFVAGVLVGFGVISLPRVSGIEPTPWIYFLSGAMAICAMILPGISGSFILVILGMYAPVLAAVKDFNLWIIFCFAAGCATGLLSFVHLLRWLLARWHDSIMCLLVGFMGGTLVVLWPWQVPQGANVVYVLPAQYSALTGLSAQWPLALLAAAVGVAAVLLLNRFAGVRGDGSARS; encoded by the coding sequence ATGAGCCGATGGCTCGGTGTGTATTTGCGCGGCATGGCCATGGGCGCCGCCGATGTGGTGCCCGGCGTGTCTGGCGGCACCATTGCGCTGGTGGTAGGCGTTTATGAAGAACTGATCCGCACCCTCAGCGGGCTGTCGCCGGCGTTGCTGCGGGTGTGGCGCGAGCAAGGCTTCGCAGCCGCCTGGCGCGCCGGTAATCTCGGTTTTTTGGTGTCGCTGCTGGCTGGCATCCTGTCGGCGATCGTGCTGCTGGCGCAGTTGGTCAGCCACCTGATCGTCGCGCACCCGGTGCCGCTGTGGTCGTTTTTCCTCGGTTTGATCGTCGCCAGCATTTTTGTGTTGTTGCGGCCGATTCCTTGGGATCGGATGCGCAACTGGCTGCTGTTCGTGGCCGGTGTGCTGGTGGGTTTTGGGGTGATTTCGCTGCCGCGCGTGTCCGGCATTGAACCCACTCCGTGGATCTATTTCCTGTCCGGCGCGATGGCGATCTGCGCCATGATCTTGCCGGGCATTTCCGGCAGTTTCATTCTGGTGATTCTCGGCATGTACGCACCGGTGCTGGCGGCGGTAAAGGATTTCAACCTGTGGATCATCTTTTGCTTCGCCGCCGGCTGCGCCACTGGGCTGCTGAGTTTCGTGCACCTGTTGCGCTGGTTGCTGGCGCGTTGGCATGACTCAATCATGTGCCTGCTGGTGGGCTTCATGGGCGGCACCTTGGTGGTGTTGTGGCCGTGGCAGGTGCCGCAGGGTGCCAATGTGGTGTACGTGTTGCCGGCCCAATACAGCGCGCTGACGGGGCTGTCAGCCCAGTGGCCGCTGGCGCTGCTGGCGGCGGCGGTTGGCGTGGCGGCGGTATTGCTGCTGAACCGCTTTGCCGGTGTGCGTGGCGACGGGTCCGCAAGGAGCTGA
- the eno gene encoding phosphopyruvate hydratase, with translation MPRIVDIKAREILDSRGNPTIEADVVLESGAVGSACAPSGASTGSREALELRDGDNSRYLGKGVLTAVGNVNSEIRELLLGRDVTEQVALDTAMIDLDGTENKERLGANAILAVSLAAAKAAAAVQKKPLYEYINGLYPDDVAFSLPVPMMNIINGGEHADNNVDIQEFMIQPVGVTSIAEAVRCGAEVFHALKSVLKKRGLNTAVGDEGGFAPDLPSNEAALEAIVEAIGLTGYGLGTDITLALDCAASEFYRDGKYVLAGEGRSLSSEEFVDYLAQLCDRYPIISIEDGQHEADWHGWKVMSDRLADKVQLVGDDLFVTNTKILQRGIDEQIANSILIKFNQIGSLTETLAAIKMAKDAGYTAVISHRSGETADTTIADLAVATAAGQIKTGSLCRSDRVAKYNRLIRIEEELGRAAYHGRKEFKFLG, from the coding sequence ATGCCAAGGATCGTTGACATCAAAGCCCGCGAAATTCTGGATTCCCGCGGCAACCCGACCATCGAAGCTGATGTGGTGCTGGAGTCCGGAGCCGTGGGTTCGGCATGTGCCCCCAGCGGCGCGTCCACCGGTTCCCGTGAAGCGCTGGAACTGCGTGACGGCGATAACAGCCGTTACTTGGGCAAAGGGGTGCTCACTGCCGTTGGCAACGTGAACTCCGAAATCCGCGAACTGCTGCTCGGCCGTGACGTGACCGAGCAGGTCGCGCTGGATACCGCCATGATCGATCTGGACGGTACCGAGAACAAAGAGCGCCTGGGTGCCAACGCCATTCTGGCGGTGTCGCTGGCGGCGGCCAAAGCCGCAGCGGCGGTACAGAAAAAGCCGCTGTACGAATACATCAACGGCCTCTACCCGGACGACGTGGCGTTCAGCCTGCCGGTGCCGATGATGAACATCATCAACGGTGGCGAACACGCTGATAACAACGTCGATATCCAAGAATTCATGATCCAGCCGGTGGGTGTGACGTCCATCGCGGAAGCGGTGCGCTGTGGTGCGGAAGTGTTCCACGCGCTCAAAAGCGTGCTGAAGAAGCGCGGCCTGAACACCGCGGTGGGCGACGAGGGTGGTTTCGCACCGGATCTGCCGTCCAACGAAGCGGCGCTGGAAGCCATCGTCGAAGCGATCGGTCTGACCGGCTACGGCCTCGGCACCGACATCACTCTGGCGTTGGACTGCGCTGCCAGCGAATTCTACCGCGACGGCAAGTACGTGCTGGCCGGTGAAGGCCGCAGCCTCAGTTCCGAAGAGTTCGTCGACTACCTGGCGCAGCTGTGCGACCGCTACCCGATCATCTCCATCGAAGACGGTCAGCACGAAGCAGACTGGCACGGTTGGAAAGTGATGAGCGACCGCCTGGCGGACAAGGTGCAGCTGGTGGGTGACGACTTGTTCGTGACTAACACCAAGATCCTGCAGCGCGGCATTGATGAGCAGATCGCCAACTCGATCCTGATCAAGTTCAACCAGATCGGCTCGCTGACCGAAACCCTGGCCGCTATCAAAATGGCCAAGGACGCCGGTTACACCGCGGTGATTTCCCACCGCAGCGGCGAAACCGCCGACACCACCATTGCCGATCTGGCGGTGGCGACAGCGGCGGGCCAGATCAAAACGGGTTCCCTGTGCCGTTCTGACCGGGTGGCCAAGTACAACCGCCTGATCCGCATCGAAGAAGAACTCGGCCGCGCCGCTTACCACGGCCGCAAAGAGTTCAAGTTCCTCGGCTGA
- the ispF gene encoding 2-C-methyl-D-erythritol 2,4-cyclodiphosphate synthase: MTAIRIGQGFDVHAFEDGDHVMLAGVRIDHSRGLRAHSDGDVVLHAVSDALLGALALGDIGHFFPDTDPTWKGADSAVLLAEVYRHVQQAGWQLGNLDLTVIAERPKLAPHVPAMRARLAEILGCDVGAVSVKASTAEKLGALGRQEGIAVHAVVLVQRS; this comes from the coding sequence ATGACAGCCATCCGTATCGGCCAGGGGTTCGATGTCCACGCTTTTGAGGACGGCGACCATGTGATGTTGGCCGGCGTCCGCATCGATCATAGCCGTGGCTTGCGCGCGCACTCCGACGGTGACGTGGTGTTGCACGCGGTGTCCGATGCGCTGCTCGGTGCGTTGGCGCTGGGTGACATCGGCCACTTTTTCCCGGACACCGATCCGACGTGGAAAGGGGCCGATTCTGCCGTGTTGCTGGCCGAGGTTTACCGTCATGTGCAGCAAGCCGGCTGGCAGCTCGGCAATCTCGACCTGACGGTGATCGCCGAGCGCCCAAAACTGGCGCCCCATGTGCCGGCCATGCGCGCGCGTTTGGCCGAGATCCTTGGCTGTGATGTGGGAGCGGTGTCGGTGAAAGCCTCTACCGCTGAGAAGCTCGGTGCGCTGGGTCGCCAAGAAGGCATTGCGGTGCACGCCGTGGTGCTGGTGCAGCGTTCATGA
- a CDS encoding CTP synthase gives MTRFIFVTGGVVSSLGKGITSASLASLLEARGLNVTMLKMDPYINVDPGTMSPFQHGEVFVTEDGAETDLDLGHYERFIRTRLTRANSFTTGRIYQSVLDKERRGEYLGATVQVIPHITDQIKAMVRQGAGQADVAIVEIGGTAGDIESLPFLEAVRQMRVELGSSKSLLVHLTLVPYIPSAGEIKTKPTQHSVKELRSIGLQPDILVCRSDRTIPTGEREKIALFTNVEARAVISCPDSRTIYQVPRVLHEQGMDSIVLEKFGLSYPEPKLDEWDRVVDVHLNPEHEVTIGMVGKYVELPDAYKSLNEALMHAGITRNCRVNIKYFDAEDMERLGTDKLKYLDGILVPGGFGDRGTEGKIAAIRFAREHNIPYLGICLGMQLAVVEYARNVVGLDGANSTEINPASPHPVVGLITEWHTEDGSTEQRDADSDLGGTMRLGAQECVLEADSRTAAAYGSERVRERHRHRYEVNNHYLDQLQAAGLRIVGRSLDGELVEVVEIPDHPWFVACQFHPEFTSTPRDGHGLFSSYVAAAQAHREAHGGGK, from the coding sequence ATGACGCGATTCATATTTGTCACAGGCGGCGTAGTGTCGTCACTGGGCAAGGGCATTACTTCTGCTTCCCTGGCCTCCCTGCTCGAAGCCCGCGGTCTGAACGTGACCATGCTGAAGATGGATCCCTACATCAACGTGGATCCCGGCACCATGAGTCCGTTCCAGCACGGTGAAGTGTTCGTCACCGAGGACGGCGCCGAAACCGACCTCGACCTCGGTCACTACGAGCGCTTCATTCGCACCCGCTTGACCCGTGCCAACAGCTTCACCACCGGCCGCATCTACCAGAGCGTGCTCGACAAGGAGCGCCGTGGTGAGTACCTCGGTGCCACCGTGCAGGTGATTCCGCACATCACTGACCAGATCAAGGCGATGGTGCGCCAAGGCGCCGGCCAGGCCGATGTGGCGATTGTCGAAATCGGCGGCACCGCCGGCGACATCGAATCGCTGCCGTTCCTGGAAGCAGTGCGCCAAATGCGCGTGGAGCTCGGCTCCAGCAAATCGCTGCTGGTGCACCTGACGTTGGTGCCGTACATCCCGTCCGCCGGCGAAATCAAGACCAAGCCTACCCAGCACTCGGTGAAAGAACTGCGCTCCATCGGCCTGCAGCCGGACATTCTGGTGTGCCGCTCCGACCGCACCATCCCCACCGGTGAGCGCGAGAAAATTGCGCTGTTCACCAACGTGGAAGCGCGTGCGGTGATTTCCTGCCCCGACAGCCGCACCATTTACCAGGTGCCGCGGGTGCTGCACGAGCAGGGCATGGACAGCATCGTGCTGGAGAAATTCGGCCTCAGCTATCCGGAACCCAAACTCGACGAGTGGGACCGGGTAGTGGATGTGCACCTCAATCCAGAGCACGAAGTCACCATCGGCATGGTCGGCAAATACGTGGAACTGCCGGATGCCTACAAGTCGCTCAACGAAGCGTTGATGCACGCCGGCATCACCCGCAACTGCCGCGTCAACATCAAGTACTTCGACGCGGAAGACATGGAGCGGCTGGGTACCGACAAGCTCAAATACCTGGACGGCATTTTGGTGCCCGGTGGCTTTGGCGATCGTGGTACCGAAGGCAAGATTGCCGCCATCCGCTTTGCCCGCGAGCACAACATTCCCTACCTTGGCATCTGCCTTGGCATGCAGCTGGCGGTGGTGGAATATGCGCGCAATGTGGTCGGCCTCGACGGCGCCAATTCCACCGAAATCAATCCGGCCAGCCCGCATCCGGTGGTGGGCCTGATCACTGAGTGGCATACCGAAGACGGCAGCACCGAGCAGCGTGATGCGGACTCCGACCTCGGCGGCACCATGCGTCTCGGCGCCCAGGAATGCGTGCTGGAAGCAGACTCCCGCACCGCCGCCGCCTATGGCAGCGAACGGGTGCGCGAGCGCCACCGCCATCGCTACGAAGTGAACAACCACTACCTCGATCAGTTGCAAGCCGCGGGCCTGCGCATAGTGGGCCGCTCGCTGGATGGCGAGCTGGTGGAAGTGGTGGAAATCCCGGATCACCCGTGGTTTGTGGCGTGCCAGTTCCACCCGGAGTTCACCTCCACGCCCCGTGATGGCCACGGGCTGTTCAGCAGTTATGTGGCGGCGGCGCAAGCGCACCGCGAAGCCCACGGCGGAGGCAAGTGA